A window of the Verrucomicrobiota bacterium genome harbors these coding sequences:
- a CDS encoding class I SAM-dependent methyltransferase, protein MSLAHDHNRRAWDERVRRNQAHTRPASDKDFENPARVINPFGWLTDGVRGKRVLCLAAGGAKHGVLFASAGASVTVVDLSPAMLDLDRAAAAARGLSVNLVEASMDDLPLGDAAFDFVLQPVSSCYVPDVAAVHREVARVTAAGGLYIVQHKQPVSLQAGAEPEDNGYKLVAPYYHAGPLAPLVKAAEHRETGTMEFLHRLEDLLGGLCRAGFVIEDVVEPRYSDPTARPGSFGHRSWFVPPYITLKARRTASPAPKREPGTLWTP, encoded by the coding sequence ATGAGCCTCGCTCACGACCACAACCGCCGCGCGTGGGATGAGCGCGTCCGCCGCAACCAGGCGCACACGCGCCCGGCGTCGGACAAGGATTTCGAGAATCCGGCGCGCGTCATCAATCCGTTCGGCTGGCTGACCGATGGCGTGCGCGGCAAGCGCGTGCTGTGCCTCGCCGCGGGCGGCGCGAAGCACGGCGTCCTTTTCGCGAGCGCGGGAGCGAGCGTGACGGTGGTGGACCTCAGCCCGGCGATGCTCGATCTCGACCGCGCGGCGGCCGCGGCTCGCGGGCTGTCGGTGAACCTCGTGGAGGCTTCGATGGATGACCTTCCGCTTGGCGACGCCGCGTTCGACTTCGTCTTGCAACCGGTCAGTTCGTGCTACGTGCCGGATGTCGCCGCGGTGCATCGCGAAGTCGCGCGCGTCACGGCGGCGGGCGGCCTTTACATCGTGCAGCACAAGCAGCCGGTGAGCTTGCAGGCCGGCGCGGAGCCCGAGGACAACGGCTACAAGCTTGTGGCGCCTTACTATCACGCCGGCCCGCTTGCGCCGCTTGTGAAGGCCGCCGAGCATCGCGAGACCGGCACGATGGAGTTCCTGCACCGGCTTGAGGATTTGCTCGGCGGGTTGTGCCGCGCCGGGTTTGTCATCGAGGATGTCGTGGAACCGCGCTACTCGGACCCGACGGCGCGGCCGGGGAGTTTCGGGCATCGAAGCTGGTTCGTGCCGCCTTACATCACGCTCAAAGCCCGCCGCACGGCCTCGCCCGCGCCGAAGCGGGAGCCGGGGACGCTGTGGACTCCGTGA
- a CDS encoding DUF1552 domain-containing protein, translating to MSLHKSWHLPRRTFLRGLGTIVALPVLESMLPASRAAAAGAGKLPVRMAFVYTPNGQDMQNWTPKTLGPDYELTPTLEPLKAFRKDFSVLSGLAHTKARANGDGPGDHARANATFLTGMQARKTAGADIRVGVSVDQLAAQKIGSQTKLPSLELGCDRGRQAGSCDSGYSCAYQFNFAWRSETQPIPPEIDPRQAFERLFAAGSKADASEARARREHYQKSVLDFVLEDAKALQSKLGATDRRKLDEYLGAVRELEQRIERAEKFAAALPDYSKPSGIPADYESHMRLMYDLMTLAFQTDTTRVATFLAAHDGSNRSYAAIGVNEGHHDLSHHGQNQLKMEKIAKINKFHTTQFAYFLGKLKSVKEGDGTLLDRCAVVYGSGIADGNAHAHHDLPVLVAGGAGGAIRTGVHREYPIETPMANLYLALLDLMGAPAAKLGDSTGSIRDLASAVGDGPAEIIQRGFFGRWRK from the coding sequence ATGAGCCTTCACAAGTCCTGGCACCTCCCGCGGCGCACATTTCTGCGCGGTCTCGGCACGATCGTCGCGTTGCCTGTCCTTGAATCCATGCTGCCCGCCTCGCGCGCGGCGGCGGCGGGCGCGGGCAAGCTGCCCGTGCGCATGGCGTTCGTCTACACGCCCAACGGCCAGGACATGCAGAACTGGACGCCGAAGACCCTCGGCCCCGATTACGAACTCACGCCGACCCTCGAGCCGCTCAAGGCGTTCCGGAAGGATTTCTCCGTCCTCAGCGGGCTCGCGCACACGAAGGCCCGCGCGAACGGCGACGGTCCCGGCGACCACGCGCGCGCGAACGCCACCTTCCTCACCGGCATGCAGGCCCGCAAGACCGCGGGCGCGGACATCCGCGTCGGCGTTTCGGTGGACCAGCTCGCCGCGCAGAAAATCGGTTCGCAGACGAAGCTGCCGTCGCTCGAACTCGGCTGCGACCGCGGGCGGCAGGCCGGTTCGTGCGACTCGGGCTACAGTTGCGCCTACCAGTTCAACTTCGCGTGGCGCTCCGAGACGCAGCCCATCCCGCCGGAGATTGATCCGCGGCAGGCATTCGAGCGGCTCTTCGCCGCGGGCAGCAAGGCTGACGCGTCCGAGGCGCGCGCGCGACGCGAGCACTATCAGAAGAGCGTGCTCGATTTCGTGCTCGAGGACGCGAAGGCGCTCCAGTCCAAACTCGGCGCGACCGACCGGCGCAAACTTGACGAATACCTTGGCGCCGTCCGCGAACTCGAGCAGCGTATCGAGCGCGCCGAGAAGTTTGCCGCGGCGCTGCCCGATTACTCCAAGCCCAGCGGCATCCCGGCGGACTACGAATCGCACATGCGGCTGATGTATGACCTGATGACGCTGGCGTTCCAGACGGACACGACGCGCGTGGCGACGTTCCTCGCGGCGCACGACGGCAGCAACCGCAGCTATGCTGCGATCGGCGTGAACGAGGGCCACCACGACCTCTCGCACCACGGGCAGAACCAGTTGAAGATGGAGAAGATCGCGAAGATCAACAAATTCCACACGACGCAGTTCGCCTACTTCCTCGGCAAGCTCAAGTCCGTGAAGGAGGGCGACGGCACGCTGCTGGACCGTTGCGCGGTGGTTTACGGGAGCGGCATCGCGGACGGCAACGCGCACGCGCACCACGACCTGCCCGTGCTCGTCGCGGGCGGCGCGGGCGGCGCCATCCGCACGGGCGTGCATCGCGAGTATCCGATCGAGACGCCGATGGCGAACCTCTACCTCGCGCTGCTCGACCTCATGGGAGCGCCCGCGGCGAAGCTCGGCGACAGCACCGGCAGCATCCGCGACCTCGCGTCGGCGGTGGGCGACGGACCCGCCGAGATCATCCAGCGCGGCTTCTTCGGGCGCTGGCGCAAGTAG